From a region of the Mytilus galloprovincialis chromosome 3, xbMytGall1.hap1.1, whole genome shotgun sequence genome:
- the LOC143068557 gene encoding protein-cysteine N-palmitoyltransferase HHAT-like isoform X1, which yields MGTKIKSADIQPKKSKVLPAWETYFYNTVHISVVAYILYCVYRASNKYDGLLNVYDFEPGWSFIDREKDMSNYEWYFFYNLFWIIIPWYIAYISLDWIAAHHLSVIHRRQTCLIYSLIVLTNLLGWKSLVLLCVHSIVMYLISLFKSKVLVWILSIALISTLNFEPFISWMRLLNPEDSDGKSYYILMFTLALTHLRYTSFCLEHVEHVTGTNSPKQDTDTDKLYMEIEKELKDTQTDEMKFSLMDAFFYIFYFPLFFCGPIITYDEFSKQMNKSAQKPLDENQVISIAFFALRMIFWAFFNEFILHFFYFNALQHNLSVIEDMDLWTLSGIGYCQGQFFMIKYTVMFGIPSVVARACGIEPPPGPKCIGHIYTYSDMWKYFDRGMYSFIKRYIYLPLGGSGANIIQKLLCSLGCFIFVYIWHGIEYYIFLWTLFNFIGISLETLGYWIDKQTAVCKFKDSMPGIYRRMQGLVVVPLFVMSVFTAFCFFGGSVIGYMYFQKFIVKGWLKSWSIVIVVVYCCMQSSMDIHDRQKMKKKRE from the exons ATGGGAACCAAGATAAAGAGCGCTGATATCCAACCAAAGAAATCAAAAGTACTACCTGCATGGGAGACATACTTCTATAATACAGTACACATATCTGTAGTAGCTTATATTCTGTACTGTGTTTATAGGGCATCAAATA AGTATGATGGTCTTCTTAATGTATATGATTTTGAACCTGGGTGGTCTTTTATTGACAGGGAAAAG GATATGTCCAACTAtgaatggtattttttttacaatttattttggaTAATTATTCCATGGTATATTGCCTACATATCATTGGACTGGATAGCAGCACATCATCTTTCTGTG ATTCACAGAAGACAAACATGTTTGATATATTCCCTTATAGTTTTGACAAACCTACTAGGATGGAAGTCATTAGTGCTGCTTTGTGTACATTCTATTGTCATGTATCTGATCAGCTTATTCAAGTCAAAAGTTTTAGTGTGGATACTTTCCATCGCTTtgatttcaacattaaattttgaaCCATTTATATCATGGATG AGGTTATTGAATCCTGAAGACTCTGATGGGAAGTCCTACtatattttaatgtttacatTAGCACTGACACATCTACGGTATACCAGTTTTTGTCTGGAACATGTAGAGCATGTCACTGGTACCAATTCTCCTAAACAAGACACTGACACAGATAAACTGTATATGgaaattgaaaaagaattaaAGGACACACAGACAGATGAAATGAAGTTTTCTCTAATGGATgcctttttttatatcttttatttccCATTGTTTTTCTGTGGACCAATTATTACTTATGATGAATTTTCTAAGCag ATGAATAAATCTGCACAGAAACCATTGGATGAAAATCAGGTGATATCTATAGCATTCTTTGCTCTGAGAATGATATTCTGGGCATTCTTTAATGAGTTTATCCTACATTTCTTCTACTTCAATGCCCTACAACACAATCTGTCTGTTATTGAAGACATGGATCTATGGACATTATCTGGTATTGGTTACTGTCAAGGTCAATTCTTTATGATTAAATATACAGTTATGTTTGGTATACCATCTGTAGTGGCAAGGGCATGTGGCATTGAGCCACCACCAGGACCTAAATGTATAGGTCATATATATACATACTCAGATATGTGGAA GTACTTTGATAGAGGAATGTATAGTTTTATAAAAAG atatatttatttaccattaGGAGGTTCAGGAGCAAATATTATACAGAAGTTACTGTGTTCTTTAGGCTgttttatatttgtgtatatttggCATGGTATAGAATACTATATATTTCTATGGACATTATTTAACTTTATTGGTATCTCACTAGAAACGTTGGGATATTGGATAGACAAACAGACAGCTGTATGTAAATTT AAAGATTCCATGCCTGGTATATACAGAAGAATGCAAGGTTTAGTTGTAGTACCATTGTTTGTTATGTCAGTATTTactgcattttgtttttttggagGAAGTGTTATTGGATACATGTATTTCCAGAAATTTATTGTAAAAG GATGGTTGAAGTCATGGTCAATTGTCATAGTTGTAGTATATTGTTGTATGCAGTCAAGCATGGACATACACGATAGgcaaaagatgaagaaaaagagaGAGTGA
- the LOC143068557 gene encoding protein-cysteine N-palmitoyltransferase HHAT-like isoform X2, with product MSNYEWYFFYNLFWIIIPWYIAYISLDWIAAHHLSVIHRRQTCLIYSLIVLTNLLGWKSLVLLCVHSIVMYLISLFKSKVLVWILSIALISTLNFEPFISWMRLLNPEDSDGKSYYILMFTLALTHLRYTSFCLEHVEHVTGTNSPKQDTDTDKLYMEIEKELKDTQTDEMKFSLMDAFFYIFYFPLFFCGPIITYDEFSKQMNKSAQKPLDENQVISIAFFALRMIFWAFFNEFILHFFYFNALQHNLSVIEDMDLWTLSGIGYCQGQFFMIKYTVMFGIPSVVARACGIEPPPGPKCIGHIYTYSDMWKYFDRGMYSFIKRYIYLPLGGSGANIIQKLLCSLGCFIFVYIWHGIEYYIFLWTLFNFIGISLETLGYWIDKQTAVCKFKDSMPGIYRRMQGLVVVPLFVMSVFTAFCFFGGSVIGYMYFQKFIVKGWLKSWSIVIVVVYCCMQSSMDIHDRQKMKKKRE from the exons ATGTCCAACTAtgaatggtattttttttacaatttattttggaTAATTATTCCATGGTATATTGCCTACATATCATTGGACTGGATAGCAGCACATCATCTTTCTGTG ATTCACAGAAGACAAACATGTTTGATATATTCCCTTATAGTTTTGACAAACCTACTAGGATGGAAGTCATTAGTGCTGCTTTGTGTACATTCTATTGTCATGTATCTGATCAGCTTATTCAAGTCAAAAGTTTTAGTGTGGATACTTTCCATCGCTTtgatttcaacattaaattttgaaCCATTTATATCATGGATG AGGTTATTGAATCCTGAAGACTCTGATGGGAAGTCCTACtatattttaatgtttacatTAGCACTGACACATCTACGGTATACCAGTTTTTGTCTGGAACATGTAGAGCATGTCACTGGTACCAATTCTCCTAAACAAGACACTGACACAGATAAACTGTATATGgaaattgaaaaagaattaaAGGACACACAGACAGATGAAATGAAGTTTTCTCTAATGGATgcctttttttatatcttttatttccCATTGTTTTTCTGTGGACCAATTATTACTTATGATGAATTTTCTAAGCag ATGAATAAATCTGCACAGAAACCATTGGATGAAAATCAGGTGATATCTATAGCATTCTTTGCTCTGAGAATGATATTCTGGGCATTCTTTAATGAGTTTATCCTACATTTCTTCTACTTCAATGCCCTACAACACAATCTGTCTGTTATTGAAGACATGGATCTATGGACATTATCTGGTATTGGTTACTGTCAAGGTCAATTCTTTATGATTAAATATACAGTTATGTTTGGTATACCATCTGTAGTGGCAAGGGCATGTGGCATTGAGCCACCACCAGGACCTAAATGTATAGGTCATATATATACATACTCAGATATGTGGAA GTACTTTGATAGAGGAATGTATAGTTTTATAAAAAG atatatttatttaccattaGGAGGTTCAGGAGCAAATATTATACAGAAGTTACTGTGTTCTTTAGGCTgttttatatttgtgtatatttggCATGGTATAGAATACTATATATTTCTATGGACATTATTTAACTTTATTGGTATCTCACTAGAAACGTTGGGATATTGGATAGACAAACAGACAGCTGTATGTAAATTT AAAGATTCCATGCCTGGTATATACAGAAGAATGCAAGGTTTAGTTGTAGTACCATTGTTTGTTATGTCAGTATTTactgcattttgtttttttggagGAAGTGTTATTGGATACATGTATTTCCAGAAATTTATTGTAAAAG GATGGTTGAAGTCATGGTCAATTGTCATAGTTGTAGTATATTGTTGTATGCAGTCAAGCATGGACATACACGATAGgcaaaagatgaagaaaaagagaGAGTGA